A stretch of Crossiella cryophila DNA encodes these proteins:
- the meaB gene encoding methylmalonyl Co-A mutase-associated GTPase MeaB — protein sequence MRGPIDIGAYAEGVLASDRAWVARAVTLVESRRADHRVAAQTLLTELQPHAGKARRAGITGVPGAGKSTFIDALGSSLTAQGHRVAVLAVDPSSTKSGGSILGDKTRMTRLSADPNAFVRPSPTAGTLGGVAKATRETIVVMEAAGYDVVLVETVGVGQSEVTVADMVDTFLLLTLARTGDQLQGIKKGVLELADVIAVNKADGDHAKEAARAARELAGALRLLRAPDSTWDTPVLTCSARDDQGVDEVWAQVIRHRDQLSASGDLDAKRRNQLLGWTWAMVHDRLLHDLHGHPGVRELAPELTSQVAEGTMTPAQAAQRILETFQGSGE from the coding sequence ATGCGCGGCCCCATCGACATCGGCGCGTACGCCGAAGGAGTCCTTGCCAGCGACCGGGCCTGGGTCGCCCGCGCGGTGACCCTGGTCGAGTCCAGGCGCGCCGACCACCGGGTCGCCGCCCAGACCCTGCTCACCGAGCTGCAACCCCACGCCGGCAAGGCCAGACGAGCAGGCATCACCGGCGTCCCCGGCGCGGGCAAGTCCACCTTCATCGACGCCCTGGGCAGCAGTCTCACCGCCCAAGGCCACCGGGTGGCGGTGCTCGCGGTAGACCCGTCCTCCACGAAGAGCGGCGGCAGCATCCTGGGCGACAAAACCAGGATGACCCGCCTCTCCGCCGACCCCAACGCCTTCGTCCGCCCCAGCCCCACCGCGGGCACCCTGGGCGGGGTCGCCAAGGCGACCAGGGAAACCATCGTGGTGATGGAAGCGGCGGGCTACGACGTGGTCCTGGTCGAAACCGTTGGCGTAGGCCAGTCCGAGGTCACCGTCGCCGACATGGTCGACACCTTCCTCCTACTGACCCTGGCCCGCACCGGCGACCAGCTGCAGGGCATCAAGAAGGGCGTCCTGGAGCTGGCCGACGTCATCGCGGTCAACAAGGCCGACGGCGACCACGCCAAGGAAGCCGCCCGAGCCGCCCGGGAACTCGCGGGCGCCCTGCGGCTGCTGCGCGCACCGGATTCCACCTGGGACACCCCTGTTCTCACCTGCAGCGCCCGGGACGACCAGGGCGTGGACGAGGTGTGGGCGCAAGTGATCCGGCACCGGGACCAGCTTTCGGCCAGCGGCGACCTGGATGCCAAGCGGCGCAACCAGTTGCTGGGCTGGACGTGGGCGATGGTGCATGACCGGTTGCTGCATGACCTGCACGGGCATCCGGGGGTGCGGGAGCTGGCGCCGGAGCTGACCAGTCAGGTGGCGGAGGGCACGATGACTCCGGCCCAGGCGGCACAACGGATTCTGGAGACTTTTCAGGGGAGCGGGGAGTAG
- the scpA gene encoding methylmalonyl-CoA mutase: MPRNLIPDFGRVELGSPAAATDPAGWRSALTEATGKDAENLVWDTPEGIAVNPLYTAADTADLDFLGTYPGMAPFLRGPYPTMYVNQPWTIRQYAGFSTAAESNAFYRRNLAAGQKGLSVAFDLPTHRGYDSDHPRVPGDVGMAGVAIDSIYDMRQLFDGIPLDKMSVSMTMNGAVLPVLALYIVAAEEQGVAPEQLAGTIQNDILKEFMVRNTYIYPPQPSMQIISDIFSFTSQKMPRYNSISISGYHIQEAGATADLELAYTLADGVEYLRAGKGAGLDIDAFAPRLSFFWAIGMNFFMEVAKLRAARLLWARLVKQFDPKNAKSLSLRTHSQTSGWSLTAQDVFNNVVRTCVEAMAATQGHTQSLHTNALDEALALPTDFSARIARNTQLLLQQESGTTRVIDPWGGSNYVERLTYDLARRAWSHIEEVEAAGGMAKAIDEGIPKLRVEEAAARTQARIDSGRQPVIGVNKYRVTADEAIEVLKVDNKGVYAQQVDKLRRLREERDGAVTQSTLDALTKAAGDAREGRRGPGLEQNLLALAINAARAKATVGEISDALEKVYGRHSGQIRVISGVYREEAGAVSNIDRTRKAAEAFEEAEGRRPRILVAKMGQDGHDRGQKVIATAFADLGFDVDVGPLFQTPAEVALQAIEADVHIVGVSSLAAGHLTLVPALRQELETLGREDILIVVGGVIPPQDFDELRAAGAAAIFPPGTVIADAAMDLLQVLSDRQQS; encoded by the coding sequence ATGCCGCGCAACCTGATTCCGGACTTCGGCCGGGTCGAACTGGGCAGTCCGGCCGCCGCCACCGATCCGGCAGGCTGGCGTTCCGCGCTCACCGAGGCCACCGGCAAGGACGCCGAGAACCTGGTGTGGGACACGCCGGAGGGCATCGCGGTCAACCCGCTCTACACCGCCGCGGACACCGCCGACCTGGACTTCCTCGGCACCTACCCGGGCATGGCGCCGTTCCTGCGCGGGCCGTACCCGACGATGTATGTCAACCAGCCCTGGACCATCCGCCAGTACGCGGGTTTCTCCACCGCCGCGGAGTCCAACGCCTTCTACCGCCGCAACCTGGCCGCCGGGCAGAAGGGCCTGTCGGTGGCCTTCGACCTGCCCACCCACCGCGGTTACGACAGCGATCACCCCCGGGTGCCCGGCGATGTCGGCATGGCAGGCGTGGCGATCGACTCGATCTACGACATGCGCCAGCTCTTCGACGGCATCCCGCTGGACAAGATGAGCGTGTCGATGACCATGAACGGCGCGGTGCTGCCCGTGCTGGCGCTCTACATCGTGGCCGCCGAGGAGCAGGGGGTGGCGCCGGAGCAGCTGGCCGGGACCATCCAGAACGACATCCTCAAGGAGTTCATGGTCCGCAACACCTACATCTACCCGCCGCAGCCCTCGATGCAGATCATCTCCGACATCTTCTCCTTCACCTCGCAGAAGATGCCCCGGTACAACTCGATCTCCATCTCCGGCTACCACATCCAGGAGGCCGGGGCCACCGCCGACCTGGAGCTGGCCTACACCCTGGCCGACGGGGTGGAGTACCTGCGCGCGGGCAAGGGCGCCGGGCTGGACATCGACGCGTTCGCGCCGCGGCTGAGCTTCTTCTGGGCCATCGGGATGAACTTCTTCATGGAGGTCGCCAAGCTGCGTGCGGCCCGGCTGCTGTGGGCCAGGCTGGTCAAGCAGTTCGACCCGAAGAACGCCAAATCGCTGTCCCTGCGCACACATTCGCAGACCTCGGGCTGGTCGCTGACCGCGCAGGACGTGTTCAACAACGTGGTGCGCACCTGCGTGGAGGCGATGGCGGCCACCCAGGGCCACACACAGTCCTTGCACACCAACGCCCTGGACGAGGCGCTGGCGCTGCCCACCGACTTCTCCGCGCGCATCGCCCGCAACACCCAGCTGCTGCTGCAACAGGAATCCGGCACCACGCGGGTGATCGACCCCTGGGGTGGCAGCAACTACGTGGAACGACTGACCTACGACCTGGCGCGCCGCGCGTGGAGCCACATCGAGGAGGTCGAGGCCGCCGGTGGGATGGCCAAGGCCATCGACGAGGGCATCCCGAAGCTGCGGGTGGAGGAGGCCGCGGCCCGTACCCAGGCGCGGATCGACTCCGGACGGCAGCCGGTGATCGGCGTCAACAAGTACCGGGTCACCGCGGATGAGGCGATCGAGGTGCTCAAGGTGGACAACAAGGGCGTGTACGCCCAGCAGGTGGACAAGCTGCGCAGGCTGCGCGAGGAACGCGACGGCGCGGTCACCCAGTCCACTTTGGACGCTCTCACCAAGGCCGCTGGCGACGCCCGTGAGGGCAGGCGCGGGCCGGGGCTGGAGCAGAACCTGTTGGCACTGGCCATCAACGCCGCCAGGGCCAAGGCCACCGTCGGGGAGATCTCCGACGCGCTGGAGAAGGTATACGGTCGTCACTCCGGTCAGATCAGGGTGATCTCCGGGGTCTACCGGGAGGAGGCCGGGGCGGTGAGCAACATCGACCGCACCCGCAAGGCCGCCGAGGCGTTCGAGGAGGCCGAGGGCCGCAGGCCGCGGATCCTGGTCGCCAAGATGGGCCAGGACGGCCACGACCGCGGCCAGAAGGTCATCGCGACCGCCTTCGCCGACCTGGGCTTCGACGTGGACGTCGGCCCGCTGTTCCAGACCCCCGCCGAGGTCGCCCTGCAAGCGATCGAGGCCGACGTGCACATCGTCGGCGTCTCCAGCCTGGCCGCCGGACACCTCACCCTGGTGCCCGCGCTGCGCCAGGAACTGGAGACCCTGGGCCGCGAGGACATCCTGATCGTGGTCGGCGGCGTCATCCCGCCCCAGGACTTCGACGAGCTGCGCGCCGCCGGGGCCGCCGCGATCTTCCCGCCGGGCACGGTGATCGCCGACGCCGCCATGGACCTGCTGCAGGTCCTGTCCGACCGCCAGCAGAGCTGA
- a CDS encoding alpha/beta hydrolase, whose amino-acid sequence MPRRRASISVGAMAVVCTLALSACAVGPSDRPAVAHDGAGAGGPGQPTTSAPQKPIPPLTEPQDSALSWTDCTDTVNRKLGGVNGLRVGCAKLSTTLDSPTRPGRGSNRVQLTKIGDGKQPLVVLNDALGEPGSLYAVRLAGQLPKEILDVYHLIGVDRRGTGDSDGVRCVNQPSRTAMVGFDPAVTDAATLGQLLDTTRDAAQECMLDLDEQLGAYDTWRTANDMNSLREALGVPRLNAVARGDASRVLTAFAERFSNEVGRFVLDGSPDPSVDAVGQAEARASGLKDTFAAFTADCATRGCALGAAPDQVVTAVLDKLRAQPVRGARITFQAGTALRAIAAGLADRLRWPELADAIVKARDGDVSGLESFVIPLWNGPDRDMIRLDGGLVTTCNDTTTRVDPARAATLAQEWSAKYPIFGAMSAHELAWCMPWPVPAQPLPVPRAPEAPPMLVLGTEKDAITPLPGTTKTAEALASAVQVNWQGAGHGAFAKSACVNEASRLFLVEGKAPTNGTVCPP is encoded by the coding sequence GTGCCGCGCCGTCGAGCCTCCATCAGCGTCGGCGCGATGGCCGTGGTCTGCACGCTGGCCCTGTCCGCCTGCGCGGTCGGCCCCTCTGATCGTCCCGCGGTCGCGCACGATGGCGCCGGCGCCGGTGGACCCGGGCAGCCGACCACCTCCGCGCCGCAGAAGCCGATCCCGCCGCTGACCGAACCGCAGGACAGCGCGCTGTCCTGGACCGACTGCACGGACACGGTCAACCGCAAACTCGGTGGTGTCAACGGACTCCGGGTGGGCTGCGCGAAGCTGAGCACCACGCTGGACTCGCCGACCCGGCCCGGCCGGGGCAGCAACCGGGTCCAGCTGACCAAGATCGGCGACGGCAAGCAGCCGCTGGTGGTGCTCAACGACGCCCTTGGCGAGCCCGGTTCGCTGTACGCGGTGCGGCTGGCCGGGCAGCTGCCCAAGGAGATCCTGGACGTCTACCACCTGATCGGCGTCGACCGGCGCGGCACCGGCGACTCCGACGGCGTGCGCTGCGTCAACCAGCCCTCGCGCACCGCGATGGTCGGCTTCGACCCGGCGGTCACCGACGCCGCCACCCTGGGCCAGCTGCTGGACACCACCAGGGACGCCGCCCAGGAATGCATGCTGGACCTGGACGAGCAGCTCGGCGCCTACGACACCTGGCGGACCGCCAACGACATGAACTCGCTGCGTGAGGCGCTCGGCGTGCCCCGGCTGAACGCGGTGGCCCGCGGCGACGCCTCCCGGGTGCTGACCGCCTTCGCCGAGCGGTTCAGCAACGAGGTGGGCCGGTTCGTGCTGGACGGCTCCCCCGACCCCAGCGTGGACGCCGTCGGCCAGGCCGAGGCCCGCGCCTCCGGCCTCAAGGACACCTTCGCCGCCTTCACCGCCGACTGCGCCACCCGGGGCTGTGCCCTGGGCGCCGCCCCCGACCAGGTGGTCACCGCGGTGCTGGACAAGCTGCGCGCCCAGCCGGTGCGCGGCGCCCGGATCACCTTCCAGGCGGGCACCGCGTTGCGCGCCATCGCGGCAGGCCTGGCCGACCGCCTGCGCTGGCCCGAACTGGCCGACGCGATCGTCAAGGCCAGGGACGGCGACGTCAGCGGCCTGGAGAGCTTCGTCATCCCGCTGTGGAACGGCCCCGACCGCGACATGATCAGGCTTGACGGCGGCCTGGTGACCACCTGCAACGACACCACGACCCGGGTCGACCCGGCCCGTGCGGCCACCCTGGCCCAGGAGTGGTCGGCCAAGTACCCGATCTTCGGCGCGATGAGCGCGCACGAGCTGGCCTGGTGCATGCCCTGGCCGGTGCCCGCGCAGCCGCTACCGGTGCCGAGGGCGCCCGAGGCGCCGCCGATGCTGGTGCTGGGGACGGAGAAGGACGCGATCACGCCGTTGCCGGGTACGACGAAGACGGCGGAGGCGCTGGCCTCGGCGGTGCAGGTCAACTGGCAGGGCGCGGGTCATGGCGCGTTCGCGAAGTCGGCGTGTGTGAACGAGGCGAGCAGGCTGTTCCTGGTCGAGGGCAAGGCCCCGACGAACGGAACGGTGTGCCCCCCGTGA